The Panthera leo isolate Ple1 chromosome D1, P.leo_Ple1_pat1.1, whole genome shotgun sequence region tttccccataaatcaAAACATCTCAAAATGGAGGCCTAACACCCTTAAAAGGGACTTAGTCTGATCTCCGGGAGGTAGTTTTGTGCATGAAGAAACAAGTATGAACTGGAGTTTTTATTATCCCAAAGGATGTGAATTTTAAACAATACAGTCTAGTGGCGTGAGGTGTAACTATAAAGTCTTGATGATCTCGTCTTTGAATTTGACTGGTGGATATAAGGGGAAGTGATTCTAgccagaacagaacagagagaaggaacttGTGTTTGGTACAGATCTGAAAACGAGCGACAGTTATCTAGAACAATATTCACCCCTCTACTAAGTTAGAGAAGCACGCAGGTGAGGCCTCTGACAGGTCAAGAGACTTCCATGGTGACaaagaaatgtccagaacaaGACTTCGCGGTGCCCCAGGCGTAGAGTATGGCACACTAGCATGGACGATTGGTAAAGGAATGATCTAAGCACTTACTGAATGCGCATGTGTTAAAAGTCTCAAGTTCGGCTTGTTTGAATGGGCTGTTATCTCTGACAAGGATGACGGTGAGAATGATGGCTGGATGGTCCATTTTGGGAAAAGAACAGACTTACGCAGACACGGTGACTAGCCCCGGAAGGGTTTCTGCAATAATGTGTAAAATTTTTGTCCACTGCTGACGTTAGACACAATAACTGATCCCTGGAACAGAGCCACGTTTCTCATATCACCTGGAAGTAAAGAGCCAAAGTCGCAGCGGAAACCCCAGCACCTGTGGGACCCAGGAAACTGTGCGCAGAAATCACTGCCAGAGAAGCCACGGAGACCCGTTTGCAGATTGTTGTTCATGTTACTGACACAGAAACTTTTTGCTGGTAGCTGGTCGTAATTGAGAAACTCTGAACTTTCACAAGGTCTCTGCTTGGCCAAAGGAGGGGATCGTGACAAcgtaaattcattattttcttgttgCGATGAATTCTGGCTCAAGGTATGCTGTCTTTGGGATTTCTGACCAAAGCCACCTTTGTACACTTCGATTATTCATCTTCGTGTACAAACGCAGCCCTCTGACTTTTGActgttttaagaaacaaatccaTTGTCAGAATAGATTTGGTAGTGTCTTTCAACAGCGTGAAGCTGAGCCTAAAAAGACCAGTTGAACAAACACATTCTTCTCTGAGGATTTATTTGAAATACAGTATTCAGTTTGCTAAGTTCTCCTGGAATCACTAGGATTAAGTAACCAAGCCGCTGACTATGGGAAGTAATTGTCGTTCAGGTAATTTTGAAACAGGACTTAAGATGCACCAGCCAATTCTGTTCCCACTTCAGCTCATTTGTAGGAAAATTCTAGAtcgttttgtttttcctattacaaatattctaggaagaaaaattacttaattcGAGCACGATTTGGGATAGATGGTATTCCATCGCATCTAAGATGTCACTAATTGGAAAACACaccattattttatatagttCCAAGAAAGAAAAGCGCTGCTGATTAAAATACGGTATTTGTTAGCTGAAAGGTACCTCTTGGTAACAGAGGTGTTAAAAAGATACATCCTGCAATCAGTGAAATGACCCCAATGTACTCATTTCTTCTGTTCAGGCAGGTCTTccgctttttctttttttctggctaccaaatttcataattaaaaaaaagcaaaataaacatagtttggatttttttctgtggAGCACGTGCAGGGCATAGGTTTCCTCCCCGAAAACAGGCTGGCAGTGTGAGCCCCACGCCTGGTCTCCAGGCCAGCCGGGCACCGTGAAGCGCCCCCGCCGAGGCGCTGTCCTGCCTGCGGGGGTGCCCGGCGCCGAGTGGCATCTTGGTGACCTGAAGCGCTCCCCGCTGGTGCGCGGGGTTTTGACTTCCGCGGCGAGGTGCCGTGTGCCATCGTGCTCGCGCTGTGTGTGTAAAGATTATGGAAAAGCGCAGTTGCACACACTCTCCCCCTACCGCGTGTCAGCGTCGAGCTTAGAATCTCACCATGCGGAAGCCCTGAATacacagagggaaagaaggacaAGAGACTTCCTGTTCTGGGTGTCCGCCTAGTGATAAAAGTAACCACCGTCCAGAGCCATGCACAAAGCTACCTCCCCAGAGAAAGGCTGGTCCCTTTGCCACCCCGTCCGTTGCGTCATGAACATCGGAGCAAACAGCACGTTGTCATCAAAGCTGCTGAAAGGCGGCACCGTGTCGGGGCTGAAATACGACCACTCGTGCGAGCTGTACCGAATGTCCACGTTCTCGGCCTTCCCCGCCGGCGCCCCTGTCTCGGAGCGGAGCCTGGCCCGGGCCGGGTTCTACTACACGGGCCGGAAGGACAGGGTCCGGTGCTTCTGCTGCGGCCTGACGCTGGACAACTGGAAGCAGGGGGACAGTCCCCTGGAGAAGCATCGGAGGCTGTACCCCAGCTGCAGCTTCATCCAGAGTCTGAATCCGGTGAGCGCTTCGGGCGCCCCCTCTCAGCCCGCCTGTCCTTCCTCAGGGACGCGCTCCAGGCTCGTGCCGCCTCCCAGCGTGGAAAACGGGGGCTGTCCTAGCCGCTCCTGCGCCACCTTCCCGCAGAACCCTGTGACCTTCAGAGCAAACCAAGGTCTCTGTCCCCGGAGGACGAGTCCCCGCCACCGCCACCGTGCGATGGAGGCCGAGGAAGCCAGATTGCACTCTTTCCAGGGCTGGCCCTTGACCTTCCCGCTGCCGGAGCAGCTGGCCAGAGCTGGGTTTTACTACCTGGGCCCTGGGGACAAGGTGGCCTGCTTCGCCTGCGGCGGGAGACTGAGTAACTGGGAGCCGGACGACGACGCCCTGTCAGAGCACCTGAGACACTTCCCCTTCTGCCCGTTCGCAGAAAGCCGGCTTCAGGACGCCTTGCGGTGCGCCGTGTCCAACCGGAGCATGCAGACGCACGCGGCCCGCTCCCGAAGCTTCTGCAGCTGGCCCCCCAGCGTGCCTGTTCTCCCCGAGCAGCTGGCCCTGGCTGGCTTCTACTACATGGGTGAGGGGCTTCGTGCGGTCGCGGGAGAACGGCCCGCGTGTTGTGCCTTAGCTCGTCGTCGTGGGCACCTTGTGTGTATTCACGAGTCTTGGTCCAAAATTCGTTTCAGGGCACAGTGATGACGTCAAATGCTTCTGCTGCGACGGTGGACTGCGCTGCTGGGAATCAGGAGACGACCCGTGGGTGGAGCACGCCAAGTGGTTTCCAAGGTGATCGTTTTGAAACCCTCCGTGCGAACGTTTGTCGTCCTTATGGGACGGGTTATTTGTGTTTACCTGACAATCGGCCgttgctttattctttctttcaaaaatgcacTCGTGAATAAATTTAGGATGAATTGCTTAGAAAAATAACTAAACCGTTTCGACGGAAGATACAGGTTTATGGTTTCCTGTGTACACACATTGTAGAgaagtacagagaagaaaatgtaaaagtccAGAAACCCCATTATCTAAAGAGGACCACAGTTAGCATTTTAGTGAATATCCCTCCAGACACCTCTTGAAACATACGTACATCGGTAGATGAACGTATATAGTATTAAGTGAATTAGATATTATATATACCGTTGTGAAACCTTTTTTCAGTTAGCCTCATGTCTTGGACATATTTCCATGTATTCAGCATTTCATGTTAATTGATCATCTGTTGCCAGGCAGTGTTCCAGGTGGTTAAGATACTCAGCTGAACAAACCCAAGATCCTTGGTCTCACACATTAACTTAGTAGCCAGAGAAGCAGACACttcataaaaacttaataaattatgTAGCATGTCGGAAGATAGCAAGTGCTACAGACAACGAGAGAAAACAGGACGGTGAGAAAAATCAGAAGCACCAAGCAGGTTGGGGTATTGAATAGGGAGATCCGGGTCAATATAGACACATCTCTCCTCCTTTGATCACTACAGAACATTTCCTTGTCCGTTCCTACACTTACTTTTGATTATTCCATGCTTATTTGTGCTCTTGTTTTGAAATTGAAGTCAAGAGGCTTCCGATGGTATTGTTCATGGTCAAAACTTCTAGTGTTTCTAAGAGGTGCTCCTAGCTTTCCATTGCGGAAACTTTGAGAATATATAAGGACAAGGGTGAATCTGGGTTCCTTTTATACTTGGGTGACAGCGGGTGTGTGTGATCTAGGAACTGCTGACTTGGGACCATCTGTCTTGTTAGAAAATGTGTTCACCTTCCTCATTATTCCTCTCTTGTCCTGCTTcgtgtatttttaagttttaaatgtgcAGGGTTTATGAGAGAGCAGCATGATTTATTAGAGAACTTTCTCCCTGTCGCTTTGACTCTGTTCTCAGTGTTCAGAGTGTATTTGGCAATCTGCAAAATTTTGAAGAGCACAGCCGGGAGCTCCCAGTGGAGACTGAGAGCCCCGTGCCCCTTGGAGCTCCAGCGTCGGTGAGGCACTGTGTGCAGTCTCTCACTTACGGCATCTTGCCTCTTCCCATGTGTGAAATGAATGTTAAGTGCTGATGTGTACGTTTATGTTCACTGGAAATACTTAGCTGCCTACAAATAATGGGGTTAAAACAACCCCCCAGACTTAACTTTGTTCGTATTTCAGGTGTGAGTATTTGATACGAATCAAAGGACACGAGTTCATCAGTCAGATTCAAGCCAGTCACCCCTGTCTCCTTGAACAGGTATGGGTGGCTTTTACAAATCATTGGTCAACAACAGATAAATTATCTTCTGCTAATCACAGAGAGGAGTACTTAGCGAACAAAGAGTTGCTTTAAAAATacgtttcatttttttataatacCCAACATGATCTTACAGCTAGTCTTTGCATACAGACGCCGAATTAGAGACCTAccgaaaaataatatttaaggtaTGGCTCTGAGTATTTCTGTAACAAGGTTTCAGTAAGTTAAattatttgagggaaaaaattgGCACGTAATAGTTTTACTATACAGTTTTCTCTTGAAAAGATGTGAGAATGAGAATTGTACTggtccttctcctcttcctggaaTGAGATTGCTGGGAagagggcagagcaggaggaCCCTCAGCTCACCTCGTCCACGCCGGATACAGCTAGAGAACAGCCACATCagtaaataacccagaaagtgGCCTGAAGACTGGCCACACGGACTCTACaactaaatatagagaaaagGCCACATCGAAGgtggcaggaagggcagagacgcAGTGGGCAGCTCAGTGGACTGCAGGCCATCTgcgggagagagggagccacaggtgCAGCgaggggggagagaaacagaccctCACAGCAGGGATCCCACGTGGGCAAGACGAATCCCCGTGACacctggctttgaaaaccagaagggctgaattttgtgagttcttacaaccatCAGGACTGAAAACCTGGAATTTTCAAAATTGGCACGCCCAGCTCTAGAACAGCCAATAggtaagaggaaactgagtccccaccattagacagcacaacaaacagcccgtGGAGATAGAGAGTAATAAGCAGCAGTTTGGGCCCCGTGGGAGGCGGAAGTGTTTACTCCTTTCAGACTTCACTGAGGGACTTCTCTAGGAACcaaggagctggcaggcaccatttccttACTCTGTCCCTCAGCATAAGCACGTGGCCACCTGTGGGAACCGGGGCAGCGCCTACACTTGCTACCTGACTTGCTTAAGTCACACCACCCCCTCTGCTGGGCCCGCCCCAGCCCCCGTGCTGTGGGTCCCCTGCAACCAGAAGATTGGCATGAACCTTGCTAACACCACGTTTTGCGCTTTGTGGATCCATCTCATCCAACATGCTCTTGGCTGGAGCTCATCCAGACCGGGGCTGCAAGCCTGGCGGGGCGCAAGCAGCCCCGACGAGGGCCAGCGCCGCTCCAAAGTGAGTCCCgccccagggggaggggaagacaaccACACACACGGGTCCCAACTGGCTGcggtagtggggggggggggggcagacatctggtctgacggCAGGCCCTGCTCACCAACAAACTTCTCAGGGAGCAACAAGCACAAGGCcggtgctactgcatctctggcaaaccCCTGCTCTGACTCAACTCAAACCCaaggtggccccagactggcccacaaACAGCCCAGGGAcaaaaccctgcccacaacaggcaaagacaCCCTGTGCGGACGACTGGACTTAAGGCAGAGGGAGCTCAGCCACCACAGGAGGGTGCACATCACATACAGGACATGCCCCTGAAGGGCCAGGTTCTGGGGAACAGGGGACAGCACGGCAGGACATGGAAAGTTCTCTCCTTCATAAGgacactactttcaagagcaggagatggagctgactttcctaacacacagaaacagacacacagacaagatgaggagacagaggaatatgttctaaATGGAAGAGCAGGAGAAAAGTCACAGTATGAGACCCAAGCAAAACAAAGATAAGTAATAAgtctgatggagaatttaaagcaattatcataaggatactcactggacttgagaaaatagTGGAAAGTATGCGTGAGATCCTTACatagagataaggaataacatagcagagataaaggctcactaaatgaaataaaaaaacatgggtgatggaatgaacagcaggacggaagaagcagaggaatgaattagtgacctagaaggcAGAGGAATGGAAAGTTATCAAGctgagcaggaaagagaaaaaaattatgcaaaatgagaatagactccatcaagcataacaatatttgtattatatgGATCCccgaagaagaagagagaggaaagggggcagaAGATTTATGTGAGGCAATAACAGCTGACAACATCCCTGCTCTggggaggaaaaacagaaatccagatgtAGGAGGCACAGGGAGCCACCaataaaatcaacccaaggaggtccacaccaagacacatagtaattaaacagtaaaattttaattttttaaaattaaaaaaatgaagagaatcttaaaagcaattaaaaaaagatatttgcatataaagggaaaccccataaggctagcaggggatttttcagcaaaaacttggcaggccagagg contains the following coding sequences:
- the LOC122199437 gene encoding baculoviral IAP repeat-containing protein 3-like isoform X1 → MHKATSPEKGWSLCHPVRCVMNIGANSTLSSKLLKGGTVSGLKYDHSCELYRMSTFSAFPAGAPVSERSLARAGFYYTGRKDRVRCFCCGLTLDNWKQGDSPLEKHRRLYPSCSFIQSLNPVSASGAPSQPACPSSGTRSRLVPPPSVENGGCPSRSCATFPQNPVTFRANQGLCPRRTSPRHRHRAMEAEEARLHSFQGWPLTFPLPEQLARAGFYYLGPGDKVACFACGGRLSNWEPDDDALSEHLRHFPFCPFAESRLQDALRCAVSNRSMQTHAARSRSFCSWPPSVPVLPEQLALAGFYYMGHSDDVKCFCCDGGLRCWESGDDPWVEHAKWFPRCEYLIRIKGHEFISQIQASHPCLLEQHKHVATCGNRGSAYTCYLTCLSHTTPSAGPAPAPVLWVPCNQKIGMNLANTTFCALWIHLIQHALGWSSSRPGLQAWRGASSPDEGQRRSKLLSTSDNTEDENAESPIVHFGPGESSSEDAVMMNTPVVKAALEMGFGRNLVKQTVQSKILTSGENYKTVSDIVSDLLNAEDEIREEEKERATEEKESDDVSLIRKNRMALFQHLTSVLPILDGLRTARVITEQEHSVITQKAQTSLQARLLIDAVLVKGSFAVTVFKNCLLEMDPVLYERFFVQQDLKYVPTEDVSDLPVEEQLRRLQEERTCKVCLDREVSVVFIPCGHLVVCQDCAPPLRKCPICRGPIKGTVRTFLS
- the LOC122199437 gene encoding baculoviral IAP repeat-containing protein 3-like isoform X2, with product MHKATSPEKGWSLCHPVRCVMNIGANSTLSSKLLKGGTVSGLKYDHSCELYRMSTFSAFPAGAPVSERSLARAGFYYTGRKDRVRCFCCGLTLDNWKQGDSPLEKHRRLYPSCSFIQSLNPVSASGAPSQPACPSSGTRSRLVPPPSVENGGCPSRSCATFPQNPVTFRANQGLCPRRTSPRHRHRAMEAEEARLHSFQGWPLTFPLPEQLARAGFYYLGPGDKVACFACGGRLSNWEPDDDALSEHLRHFPFCPFAESRLQDALRCAVSNRSMQTHAARSRSFCSWPPSVPVLPEQLALAGFYYMGHSDDVKCFCCDGGLRCWESGDDPWVEHAKWFPRCEYLIRIKGHEFISQIQASHPCLLEQLLSTSDNTEDENAESPIVHFGPGESSSEDAVMMNTPVVKAALEMGFGRNLVKQTVQSKILTSGENYKTVSDIVSDLLNAEDEIREEEKERATEEKESDDVSLIRKNRMALFQHLTSVLPILDGLRTARVITEQEHSVITQKAQTSLQARLLIDAVLVKGSFAVTVFKNCLLEMDPVLYERFFVQQDLKYVPTEDVSDLPVEEQLRRLQEERTCKVCLDREVSVVFIPCGHLVVCQDCAPPLRKCPICRGPIKGTVRTFLS